The Urbifossiella limnaea genome has a window encoding:
- a CDS encoding carbohydrate porin, which yields MSRRAFLAACAALLGVAPAARAQAPADVPPVPAVQPAPGDAPPGLNGLYPTIRPAEGVAPLPTGGAAACPTCDLRGHDLWTRPTLTGDWGGLRPNLRDHGVQFNASVTQFGFGLGGGINSPRVPPLLGQGDTSAYTGRGDYELLFDLEKFGGLPKGTLTVRAQNWWGQYGNVSLNTGAFPPAVFPAALPPVPNDPGVPMLTDFFVTQPFSPNFVVFAGKKNVIGAADQDDFAGGNGTVQFMNQAFIANPAFLLALPYTGFTAGVVSPQEWGAVSAYVYDPQNRTKDFFRFDDLFSTGVIVGTEVKLKTNFFELPGEQHVGGIWKHLALTNLAFNEPPPGVYPYQAVGGSPTLNDSYTVYYGFDQYVQVYSEDTKRGWGLFGRASISDGNPTPIRYFLSAGVGGYSPIRHRQGDQFGVGFYYTGLSQEFGPRPRAAFGPRDGYGLEVFYNVRVTPWMSLTPDFQIVKPEAGAIADMAYIGGFRLKLDF from the coding sequence ATGTCACGGCGAGCGTTTTTGGCGGCGTGCGCCGCACTGCTGGGGGTCGCCCCGGCGGCCCGAGCCCAGGCACCGGCCGACGTGCCACCGGTCCCCGCGGTCCAGCCGGCCCCCGGGGACGCCCCGCCCGGCCTGAACGGGCTCTACCCGACCATCCGCCCGGCCGAGGGCGTCGCCCCACTCCCGACCGGCGGAGCGGCCGCCTGTCCGACGTGCGACCTGCGCGGGCACGACCTCTGGACCCGCCCGACGCTGACCGGCGACTGGGGCGGGCTGCGGCCCAACCTCCGGGACCACGGCGTCCAGTTCAACGCCAGCGTCACCCAGTTCGGGTTCGGCCTCGGCGGGGGGATTAACTCGCCGCGCGTCCCGCCGCTGCTCGGGCAGGGGGATACGAGCGCGTACACCGGCCGGGGCGACTACGAGTTGCTGTTCGACCTGGAGAAGTTCGGCGGGCTGCCGAAGGGAACCCTCACCGTTCGCGCCCAAAACTGGTGGGGCCAGTACGGGAACGTGAGCCTGAACACCGGGGCGTTCCCGCCGGCGGTCTTCCCCGCCGCCCTGCCGCCCGTCCCGAACGACCCGGGCGTGCCGATGCTCACCGACTTCTTCGTGACCCAGCCCTTCTCGCCGAACTTCGTGGTGTTCGCGGGGAAGAAGAACGTGATCGGGGCGGCCGACCAGGACGACTTCGCCGGCGGCAACGGCACCGTCCAGTTCATGAACCAGGCGTTCATCGCCAACCCGGCGTTCCTGCTCGCCCTCCCGTACACCGGGTTCACCGCCGGCGTGGTCAGCCCGCAGGAGTGGGGGGCCGTGTCCGCGTACGTGTACGACCCGCAGAACCGGACCAAGGACTTCTTCCGGTTCGACGACCTGTTCTCGACGGGCGTCATCGTCGGCACCGAGGTGAAACTGAAGACGAACTTCTTCGAACTCCCGGGCGAGCAGCACGTCGGCGGCATCTGGAAGCACCTGGCGCTGACGAACCTGGCGTTCAACGAGCCGCCGCCGGGCGTCTACCCGTACCAGGCGGTCGGCGGGTCGCCCACCCTCAACGACTCGTACACGGTCTACTACGGGTTCGACCAGTACGTGCAGGTGTACTCCGAGGACACGAAGCGCGGGTGGGGGCTGTTCGGGCGGGCGTCGATCAGCGACGGGAACCCGACCCCGATCCGCTACTTCCTCAGCGCCGGGGTCGGCGGGTACAGCCCGATCCGCCACCGCCAGGGCGACCAGTTCGGCGTCGGCTTCTACTACACCGGGCTGAGCCAGGAATTCGGCCCGCGGCCGCGGGCGGCCTTCGGCCCGCGCGACGGGTACGGGCTCGAAGTGTTCTACAACGTGCGGGTCACCCCCTGGATGAGCCTCACCCCCGACTTCCAGATCGTGAAGCCCGAGGCCGGGGCGATCGCTGACATGGCGTACATCGGCGGCTTCCGGCTGAAGCTCGACTTCTGA
- a CDS encoding helix-turn-helix domain-containing protein, with protein sequence MAVRSRLTSFEQVPMCFAGWDGTIEQVTCGRFEGSLQVVRSRAVRVIRITGTQSLRLRGQENGTIVSLTPVLPGNAAGVWHGQRLDPGQVVVRGPDAGIDHRSARTSEYLNVSVPVAALEAATRAIGGPDPLPALRAWAVLTPRPDDYRALGLATDRLLGATGDWPVLSDPEAGQFEQEYLRLVARALGTGEEAGRSPTLPARLSLLSRAEELMRGSLRSPLGVLDLCAALGASDRTLRLVFKEQYGCGPMTFYRRLRLNAVRTRLAADAGVPVAAAAREYGFTHLGNFAADYRRHFGERPSETGRG encoded by the coding sequence ATGGCGGTTCGCTCCAGGCTGACGAGCTTCGAGCAGGTGCCCATGTGCTTCGCGGGGTGGGACGGGACCATCGAGCAGGTCACGTGCGGGCGCTTCGAGGGGTCGCTCCAGGTGGTGCGGAGCCGTGCGGTGCGGGTCATCCGCATCACCGGCACGCAGAGCCTCCGCCTCCGCGGACAGGAGAACGGCACCATCGTCTCGCTCACCCCCGTGCTCCCGGGCAACGCCGCCGGGGTGTGGCACGGGCAGCGACTGGACCCCGGGCAGGTGGTCGTCCGCGGCCCCGACGCGGGCATCGATCACCGGTCGGCGCGGACGTCCGAGTACCTCAACGTCTCGGTGCCCGTGGCCGCGCTGGAGGCCGCGACGCGCGCGATCGGCGGCCCCGACCCGCTCCCCGCCCTGCGGGCGTGGGCCGTGCTCACGCCGCGCCCCGACGACTACCGCGCGCTGGGACTGGCGACGGACCGGTTGCTCGGCGCGACCGGCGACTGGCCGGTCCTCAGCGACCCCGAGGCCGGGCAGTTCGAACAGGAGTACCTGCGGCTGGTCGCCCGGGCGCTCGGCACCGGGGAGGAGGCCGGGCGTAGCCCGACGCTCCCGGCCCGGCTGAGCCTGCTGAGCCGGGCCGAGGAGTTGATGCGCGGCAGCCTCCGGAGCCCGCTCGGCGTCCTCGACCTGTGTGCCGCGCTCGGCGCGAGCGACCGCACCCTGCGGCTCGTCTTCAAGGAGCAGTACGGGTGCGGCCCGATGACCTTCTACCGGCGGCTCCGGCTGAACGCGGTCCGCACCCGGCTCGCGGCGGACGCGGGCGTGCCGGTCGCCGCGGCGGCACGGGAGTACGGGTTCACGCACCTCGGGAACTTCGCCGCCGACTACCGCCGCCACTTCGGCGAGCGGCCGTCGGAGACCGGGCGGGGGTGA
- a CDS encoding arylsulfatase, giving the protein MLAHNQQVTAQAQKDGKKPNILVIWGDDIGVHNISAYNHGIMGYQTPNIDRIAREGALFTDAYGEQSCTAGRAAFLLGQHPFRTGMLTIGMPGSTHGIPPWAPTIADLLLNHGYLTAQFGKNHLGDQDSHLPTAHGFGEFFGNLYHLNAEEEPETYYYPKDPEFRKKFGPRGVIKSTAGGEIKDTGPLNRKRMETIDEEMLASSLDFMDRAVKAQKPFFLWHNSTRMHVWTRLKKESEGKTGIGLYPDGMVEHDGHVGQLLKKLDDLGIADNTIVMYSTDNGAESGSWPDGGITPFFGEKGTTWEGGHRVPLLVRWPGVLKAGSKIIDPIAHNDWLPTFLAAAGEPDVKEKLKTGHRANGKDFKVHLDGYNWLPFFQGREARSPRNEYLYFGQGGELNAVRYRNWKVHFATFQGNIATGVRQVSNWPLIINLRADPYEMMWKHGEMGYLRWYADNMWIFVPIQGVIRDFFADYDKFPRQEGSSLNAAGINYNSIRVQELMRRLEAPATPRN; this is encoded by the coding sequence CTGCTGGCGCACAACCAGCAGGTGACGGCCCAGGCGCAGAAGGACGGGAAGAAGCCGAACATCCTCGTGATCTGGGGCGACGACATCGGGGTGCACAACATCTCGGCGTACAACCACGGCATCATGGGCTACCAGACGCCGAACATCGACCGCATCGCCCGCGAGGGCGCGCTGTTCACCGACGCCTACGGCGAGCAGTCGTGCACCGCCGGCCGGGCCGCGTTCCTCCTCGGCCAGCACCCGTTCCGCACCGGCATGCTCACCATCGGCATGCCCGGCAGCACCCACGGCATCCCGCCCTGGGCGCCGACGATCGCCGACCTGCTGCTGAACCACGGCTACCTGACCGCGCAGTTCGGGAAGAACCACCTCGGCGACCAGGACAGCCACCTCCCGACCGCCCACGGGTTCGGCGAGTTCTTCGGCAACCTGTACCACCTGAACGCCGAGGAAGAGCCCGAGACGTACTACTACCCGAAGGACCCCGAGTTCCGCAAGAAGTTCGGCCCGCGCGGCGTGATCAAGTCCACCGCCGGCGGCGAGATCAAGGACACCGGGCCGCTCAACCGCAAGCGGATGGAGACGATCGACGAGGAGATGCTGGCGTCCAGCCTCGACTTCATGGACCGGGCGGTGAAGGCCCAGAAGCCGTTCTTCCTGTGGCACAACAGCACCCGCATGCACGTGTGGACGCGGCTGAAGAAGGAGAGCGAGGGGAAGACCGGCATCGGCCTGTACCCGGACGGCATGGTCGAGCACGACGGCCACGTCGGCCAGCTGCTCAAGAAGCTCGACGACCTGGGGATCGCCGACAACACCATCGTGATGTACTCGACCGACAACGGGGCCGAGTCGGGGTCGTGGCCGGACGGCGGGATCACGCCGTTCTTCGGCGAGAAGGGGACCACCTGGGAGGGCGGGCACCGGGTGCCGCTGCTGGTCCGGTGGCCCGGGGTGCTCAAGGCGGGGAGCAAGATCATCGACCCGATCGCCCACAACGACTGGCTCCCGACGTTCCTGGCCGCGGCCGGCGAGCCGGACGTCAAGGAGAAGTTGAAGACCGGCCACCGAGCCAACGGGAAAGACTTTAAGGTCCATTTGGACGGGTACAACTGGTTACCATTCTTCCAGGGGCGGGAGGCGCGGAGCCCCCGGAACGAGTACCTGTACTTCGGCCAGGGCGGCGAGCTGAACGCGGTCCGCTACCGCAACTGGAAGGTCCACTTCGCCACCTTCCAGGGGAACATCGCGACCGGGGTGCGGCAGGTGTCGAACTGGCCGCTCATCATCAACCTCCGGGCCGACCCGTACGAGATGATGTGGAAGCACGGCGAGATGGGGTACCTCCGCTGGTACGCCGACAACATGTGGATCTTCGTCCCCATCCAGGGGGTCATCCGCGACTTCTTCGCCGACTACGACAAGTTCCCCCGCCAGGAGGGGAGCAGCCTGAACGCCGCGGGGATCAACTACAACTCGATCCGCGTCCAGGAGCTGATGCGCCGCCTCGAGGCGCCGGCGACGCCGCGGAACTGA